One window of Jannaschia sp. CCS1 genomic DNA carries:
- a CDS encoding type I secretion system permease/ATPase, producing the protein MRVTAKDELAEFRRRNAWILWSVALFSLFVNLLMLTGPLYMLQVYERVLGSGSEETLLALSVLVAFLFAMMGILDYARARVAARFGARMQEAFDARVFRAALDRAQRTGQAQTALGDLASVQRVMSSPVFMAVFDLPFTPIFLVAIFSFHVWLGWFALGAAVTLIIVTIINRLTTAQPLAEAAETGRVADRMAGEMQSSAEVIRSLGMQGAAFSRWHRQRARALDVSMRVADRAGGYATLSKTLRLFLQSAILGLAALLVLRGEIRAGAMIAGSILMGRALAPIDLAIGQWPMIQEALRGWGRLRTLLLEQREEPDRLTLPRPKAALEVAGLTIAPPGENKPSLRGVSFRLEPGEALGIIGPSGSGKSTLARAITGVWPVAGGSIRLDRATLDQYDPDALGKLIGYLPQSVSLFDGTVAENIARLDPEPSGEAVTAAAVAAAADSMIRELPNGYDTEVSGLGTRLSGGQVQRVGLARALYGNPVLLVLDEPNSALDHEGSEALNKAVQGMKAAGNSVLIMAHRPNAIQECDKLLVLSGGLVKAFGPRDEVLAKVLQNSAEVQRVTNAKVSGDLT; encoded by the coding sequence ATGCGTGTGACTGCAAAAGATGAGTTGGCCGAATTTCGTCGGCGCAACGCATGGATCCTTTGGTCTGTCGCGCTGTTCAGCCTGTTCGTGAACCTTCTGATGCTGACCGGGCCGCTTTACATGCTTCAGGTGTATGAACGTGTTTTGGGGTCCGGCAGTGAAGAGACGTTGCTGGCGCTGTCGGTTCTGGTCGCATTTCTTTTCGCCATGATGGGCATTTTGGACTATGCGCGGGCGCGGGTCGCGGCACGGTTTGGCGCCCGGATGCAGGAGGCGTTTGACGCCCGTGTATTCCGTGCCGCGCTGGACCGCGCGCAACGCACCGGTCAGGCGCAGACGGCCTTGGGCGATCTGGCCTCCGTTCAGCGGGTCATGTCGTCGCCGGTCTTTATGGCGGTCTTCGATTTACCATTCACGCCGATCTTCCTGGTGGCGATTTTCTCGTTCCACGTATGGTTGGGGTGGTTTGCTCTCGGAGCGGCGGTGACCCTGATCATCGTGACCATCATCAACCGTCTGACAACCGCGCAACCCCTTGCGGAGGCGGCAGAAACCGGGCGCGTCGCCGACCGCATGGCCGGAGAGATGCAATCGTCTGCCGAAGTGATCCGCTCGCTTGGGATGCAGGGGGCCGCCTTTTCGCGATGGCACCGGCAACGGGCCCGGGCGCTGGACGTCAGTATGCGGGTGGCGGACCGGGCGGGGGGATATGCAACCCTGTCCAAGACCCTGCGATTGTTCCTGCAATCCGCGATTCTGGGCCTCGCGGCGCTGTTGGTCCTGCGTGGCGAAATCCGGGCCGGAGCGATGATAGCGGGCTCGATCCTGATGGGGCGCGCATTGGCCCCGATTGACCTGGCAATTGGCCAGTGGCCGATGATTCAGGAAGCCCTGCGCGGATGGGGCCGTTTGCGCACATTGCTGCTGGAACAGCGCGAAGAACCGGATCGGCTGACCCTCCCGCGGCCCAAAGCTGCTTTGGAAGTGGCGGGATTGACCATCGCCCCACCGGGCGAAAATAAGCCGTCCCTGCGCGGTGTGTCGTTTCGGCTGGAGCCGGGTGAGGCCTTGGGCATCATCGGCCCATCGGGTTCCGGGAAATCAACGCTGGCCCGCGCGATCACCGGGGTCTGGCCTGTCGCGGGCGGCTCGATCCGGCTGGACCGTGCAACGTTGGATCAATACGACCCCGACGCGCTTGGCAAATTGATCGGCTACCTGCCGCAATCCGTCAGCCTGTTTGACGGCACTGTTGCGGAAAACATCGCACGGCTGGATCCCGAACCCTCCGGAGAGGCGGTGACAGCGGCGGCCGTCGCGGCGGCGGCGGATTCGATGATCCGGGAGCTGCCAAATGGTTACGACACCGAAGTCTCAGGCCTCGGTACACGGTTGTCGGGCGGGCAAGTTCAGCGTGTGGGTCTTGCGCGCGCGCTCTACGGCAACCCGGTGCTGTTGGTGCTGGATGAGCCGAATTCCGCCCTTGACCATGAAGGATCGGAGGCCTTGAACAAAGCGGTCCAGGGCATGAAAGCGGCGGGCAACAGTGTCCTGATCATGGCGCATAGACCCAATGCTATTCAGGAATGCGATAAGCTGCTGGTCCTGAGCGGTGGCCTCGTCAAAGCCTTCGGTCCCCGCGATGAGGTGCTGGCCAAGGTTCTGCAAAACAGTGCTGAGGTGCAGCGGGTTACAAACGCGAAAGTCTCGGGGGATCTGACATGA
- a CDS encoding GNAT family N-acetyltransferase has product MDGDTQISIEALTSLSQITAEEWDACACPEDGRPLDPFTTYRFLDALEQSGSVGPGSGWQPRYLVARMDDQVIACAPMYAKGHSQGEYIFDHNWAHAYENAGGAYYPKLQIAAPFTPATGRRFLTRPGHDATGISALIQGAVQIAADNDLSSLHVTFCTEDEAIAGERIGLMRRWSQQFHWVNDGYADFDGFLASLSSRKRKNIRKERARAQAFGGEIVSLTGAQIKAEHWDAFWHFYQDTGARKWGTPYLTRAFFDIVHETLTDDMLLCLAIREGQPVAGALNFIGADTLYGRYWGCVEDHPCLHFELCYYQAIDYAIANGLSRVEAGAQGAHKLARGYLPVATHSLHWVRDAGFAEAIGRYLEAEREAVDEEIEVLTGYGPFKRA; this is encoded by the coding sequence TTGGACGGTGACACCCAGATCAGCATCGAGGCTCTTACCTCCCTGTCGCAGATCACGGCGGAGGAGTGGGATGCCTGCGCCTGCCCGGAAGATGGCAGACCTCTCGACCCATTCACCACATATCGGTTTCTGGATGCGCTGGAACAATCGGGCAGCGTCGGACCCGGCAGTGGATGGCAGCCCCGCTATCTGGTGGCGCGGATGGACGACCAAGTGATCGCCTGCGCGCCGATGTACGCCAAGGGCCATTCGCAGGGCGAATATATCTTCGACCACAATTGGGCGCACGCCTATGAGAATGCCGGCGGCGCGTATTATCCCAAACTGCAAATCGCGGCTCCGTTTACGCCAGCCACCGGGCGGCGGTTCCTGACCCGCCCCGGCCATGATGCCACGGGGATCTCGGCGCTGATCCAGGGCGCGGTTCAGATTGCGGCGGACAATGATTTGTCGTCGCTGCACGTCACCTTCTGCACCGAGGATGAGGCGATTGCCGGAGAACGTATCGGTCTGATGCGCCGGTGGTCGCAGCAATTTCATTGGGTGAATGACGGTTACGCTGATTTCGACGGGTTCCTCGCCAGCCTGTCGTCTCGCAAGCGCAAGAACATCCGCAAGGAACGGGCGCGGGCGCAGGCATTCGGCGGAGAGATCGTGAGCCTCACCGGCGCTCAGATCAAGGCAGAGCATTGGGATGCTTTCTGGCACTTCTACCAGGACACCGGTGCGCGCAAATGGGGCACGCCGTATCTGACCCGCGCGTTCTTCGATATCGTCCATGAAACGCTGACTGATGATATGCTGCTGTGTCTTGCCATCCGCGAAGGGCAACCTGTGGCGGGCGCGCTCAATTTCATCGGTGCCGATACGCTCTATGGGCGCTATTGGGGTTGCGTGGAAGATCACCCGTGCCTGCACTTCGAGCTCTGCTATTATCAGGCGATCGACTATGCGATTGCCAACGGGTTGAGCCGGGTCGAGGCCGGTGCGCAAGGGGCGCACAAGCTGGCGCGCGGGTATTTGCCCGTCGCGACGCATTCGCTGCATTGGGTGCGCGATGCGGGGTTTGCCGAGGCCATCGGGCGGTATCTTGAGGCCGAGCGGGAGGCCGTGGACGAGGAGATTGAAGTGCTGACAGGATACGGCCCGTTCAAGCGGGCTTAG
- a CDS encoding RidA family protein has translation MGGNFEKRLGDLGVTLGDATAPAANYVPFVQVGDTLYVSGQISIENGQMITGRIGADLTVEEGAAAAKVCAINLLAQVKAACGGDLDKLARVVKLTGFVNSTPDFGDQPKVINGCSDFLVEALGDAGRHARSAVSAGALPFNVAVEIEGIFQIKP, from the coding sequence ATGGGCGGAAATTTTGAAAAACGACTTGGTGACCTTGGTGTCACCCTGGGTGACGCAACGGCGCCCGCGGCCAATTATGTGCCTTTCGTTCAGGTCGGTGACACGCTCTACGTCTCGGGCCAGATCTCCATCGAAAACGGACAGATGATCACTGGCCGGATCGGCGCTGATCTGACGGTGGAGGAGGGGGCGGCAGCAGCCAAAGTCTGCGCGATCAACCTTCTGGCGCAAGTGAAGGCAGCGTGCGGTGGAGACCTCGACAAGCTCGCGCGTGTGGTCAAACTGACAGGTTTCGTGAATTCCACACCTGATTTTGGCGATCAGCCCAAGGTGATAAACGGCTGCTCGGATTTTCTGGTGGAGGCTTTGGGCGATGCGGGGCGCCACGCCCGCTCAGCAGTCAGTGCGGGCGCATTGCCGTTCAATGTCGCGGTTGAGATCGAAGGCATCTTCCAGATCAAGCCATGA
- a CDS encoding glycerophosphodiester phosphodiesterase family protein, which yields MNPALPPEFLDRPLTHRGLHDRSKGVIENSAGAVRAAVAHGYGIEIDVQLTSDGAAMVFHDERLDRLTGESGPIRGWAARDLVNLTLTGSSETVPTLPEVLEIVGGRVPLLIELKDQSGGTGSAPDELERAVAKALEGYEGLVAVMSFNPHMVANMAKRAPSVPRGIVTDGYTETEWPDLSPDTLQALREIGAFDAVGASFISHNWEDLAAPRVAELKARGVPILCWTVKSAEDEAQARRVADNITFEGYTPTPRAKD from the coding sequence ATGAATCCGGCCCTTCCACCTGAATTCCTCGACCGACCGCTGACCCATCGCGGTCTGCATGACCGCAGTAAGGGCGTGATCGAGAACAGTGCCGGTGCGGTCCGTGCAGCGGTGGCGCACGGCTACGGGATTGAGATTGACGTCCAGCTGACCTCGGACGGGGCGGCGATGGTGTTTCACGATGAGCGATTGGATCGTCTGACGGGCGAAAGCGGCCCGATCCGGGGATGGGCGGCGCGCGATCTGGTGAACCTCACGCTGACCGGATCAAGCGAAACGGTCCCGACGCTCCCGGAGGTGCTGGAGATCGTGGGTGGCAGGGTGCCCTTGTTGATCGAGTTGAAAGACCAGTCCGGCGGCACCGGCTCTGCCCCCGATGAGTTGGAACGTGCAGTGGCGAAGGCGCTGGAGGGTTACGAAGGCCTCGTCGCCGTCATGTCGTTCAACCCCCACATGGTCGCCAACATGGCCAAGCGCGCGCCAAGCGTGCCGCGAGGGATCGTGACCGATGGCTATACCGAGACGGAATGGCCCGACCTGTCGCCCGACACCTTGCAAGCCCTGCGCGAAATCGGTGCCTTTGATGCCGTTGGAGCCAGCTTCATCAGCCACAATTGGGAGGATTTGGCCGCCCCCCGCGTGGCAGAGCTGAAGGCCAGGGGCGTGCCGATCCTGTGCTGGACCGTGAAATCGGCCGAGGATGAGGCACAAGCGCGCCGCGTGGCCGACAACATCACGTTCGAGGGCTACACGCCCACGCCTCGCGCCAAGGATTGA
- a CDS encoding 4a-hydroxytetrahydrobiopterin dehydratase, translating to MAEKLDDAARAKAVASLADSGWEDVQGRDAIHKTFVFKNFTRAFGWMTQVAIVAEKMDHHPEWSNVYKTVEVTLATHDVGGLSELDVTLAQKMDRLAQ from the coding sequence ATGGCCGAGAAACTGGACGACGCCGCGCGGGCGAAGGCTGTGGCGAGCCTAGCTGACAGCGGATGGGAAGACGTGCAGGGGCGCGACGCAATCCACAAGACGTTTGTCTTCAAGAATTTCACCCGCGCCTTTGGCTGGATGACACAAGTGGCGATCGTGGCGGAAAAGATGGACCATCATCCAGAGTGGTCGAACGTCTACAAAACGGTCGAGGTCACGCTGGCGACGCATGATGTCGGCGGCTTGTCCGAATTGGACGTGACGCTGGCCCAGAAAATGGACCGCCTCGCGCAGTAG
- a CDS encoding HlyD family type I secretion periplasmic adaptor subunit has protein sequence MSGAKRPSWSVRGPMLLGLIALLVLVVGFGGWSVSSTLSGAVVASGQIEVDRNRQAIQHPDGGVVAELLVDEGDRVGEAQVLVRLDTSESETELAVARARLAETAARRVRLQAERDGLDRLTFSEDLVAFAAGNPEIAEVVAGQRNLFAARADSLAREEEQLRGRITQIGTQVDAMRAQEEALVEQITLVEDELVRREDLLERGSGTVEPVVRLRQELVQLRGQLGQATAGRAEAAERIIETELAILQLTTTQREQAISELRELRVTEQELVERTANLERRIARLELRAPVAGTIHGLTIFGARAVLRPADPFAYIVPEGRPLVISARVPAIDIDQVFEGQTVSLTFPAFDQSSMPEVTGEVAQVSADAFVDEVSGSSFYRAEITMTEEQAQLLGARVLIPGMPVEAFIRTEDRTPLAYLLEPFTTYFSRAFRES, from the coding sequence ATGAGTGGTGCCAAACGTCCCTCTTGGTCGGTGCGCGGCCCGATGCTGCTTGGCCTGATTGCACTGCTGGTGCTGGTCGTCGGTTTCGGTGGCTGGTCCGTGTCCAGCACGTTGTCCGGCGCCGTCGTGGCATCCGGTCAGATTGAGGTTGATCGCAATCGTCAGGCGATCCAGCACCCCGATGGCGGCGTCGTGGCGGAGCTTTTGGTCGACGAAGGCGACCGGGTGGGAGAGGCGCAGGTTCTTGTCCGCCTAGACACATCAGAGTCGGAGACTGAGCTGGCCGTGGCTCGGGCGCGACTGGCTGAAACCGCCGCTCGCCGTGTGCGCTTGCAGGCGGAGCGTGACGGGTTGGATCGCCTCACCTTCTCGGAGGATCTGGTCGCGTTTGCGGCTGGCAATCCGGAGATTGCCGAGGTCGTCGCGGGTCAGCGCAACCTTTTCGCCGCCCGCGCCGACAGTTTGGCACGCGAGGAGGAACAGCTGCGCGGCCGCATCACCCAGATCGGCACTCAGGTGGATGCCATGCGCGCCCAGGAGGAGGCTCTGGTCGAGCAGATCACGTTGGTTGAGGACGAACTGGTGCGCCGCGAAGATCTGTTGGAGCGTGGATCCGGTACGGTCGAACCCGTCGTGCGCCTGCGCCAGGAATTGGTGCAACTGCGCGGGCAGCTTGGCCAAGCCACGGCAGGCCGCGCAGAGGCCGCTGAGCGGATCATCGAGACGGAACTGGCGATCCTGCAACTGACAACTACCCAGCGTGAGCAGGCGATTTCCGAGCTTCGGGAACTTCGCGTGACCGAGCAGGAACTGGTTGAACGCACCGCCAATCTGGAACGCCGAATTGCGCGCCTGGAATTGCGCGCGCCGGTCGCAGGCACGATCCATGGGCTGACGATCTTTGGCGCCCGCGCTGTCCTGCGTCCCGCAGACCCCTTCGCTTATATCGTGCCCGAGGGTCGCCCGCTGGTCATTTCCGCCCGCGTGCCCGCCATCGATATCGATCAGGTCTTTGAGGGACAAACGGTATCCCTGACCTTCCCCGCGTTTGACCAATCCTCCATGCCCGAGGTGACCGGAGAGGTGGCCCAGGTCTCTGCCGACGCTTTTGTCGATGAGGTCAGCGGCAGCAGTTTCTACCGGGCCGAGATCACGATGACGGAAGAGCAGGCGCAGCTTCTGGGCGCCCGCGTTCTGATCCCGGGCATGCCGGTAGAAGCGTTTATCCGCACCGAAGACCGGACGCCGCTGGCCTACCTGTTGGAGCCGTTCACCACCTATTTCTCCCGGGCATTCCGGGAAAGCTAA